The window AGGTCTATgaagagcaccacataatctggtactacaggTGGGAAGTTGCCcgtaggactatgtcctggctgctCAGTTGGTTCAGGTACCTTCATTAGTAGTGTGGTTTGGCGACATTATGTCGGGGTAGATTGAGGATTGATAGGAAcgtccatgtacaaaaatttcaacctgcgtgtaagatacacaaaggggcagtgttgagttgtttactttttactcacctagtggttgaaaaagtagcCACGTGAGGTAGGGCTCAACGCTAGCTTATCACGTAACGCACTTCGACCCAGAATGTTCTGAATATTGCTGATGTTGAGAATCGGCTGAATAACATGTGTTTTAGATCTTTAGACCAATAATCTAAAGAGTGTTTGGACCAATAGAGTTTTAAACCCAGAAAGTTTGGAATATCGCAGAATGTTAACATGTGTTTTAGATTTCCAGACCAATAATCCTACATCTAGATTGTTCAGGCCAATAGAATATAAAACCCATAAAGGTCTAAATATTGTTGAATGACATGTGTTTTAGATTTCCAGACCAACAATCTTacatgtagaatttaaaaaccTGAATGGTCTGAATAGCGCTGAATCCTAATCTGGCCTTAGAACTTATCCATCACTATTCCAGATATGGTGTCATTATGATTAAAAGACCACCTTTTTGGtcatatttaagatattattAAGCGTTTTACAAATTGTATATCCTCCAAAAGACTAATCTTTCGATCTTCTTCCAACTTCGAGATTTCTTAACTCAAAGTTAGAAAGAACTATTACTATCCAAAAAATATATCTCagcaaattgaaaaaatttttaaataacaagaaaacaatATCTGGAAAATTGAAGCAAGTATAACAGAGGTTATTTTAAAGTCCACAAATTGGACTTTTCAGATGGCATAACAAATGTTTTCGGGCTGTCAAACTTGATGTAATGGAGAAATTCGTATTTTCGGGGTCAGGTCAATCCTTTAATCTCTAGGTTAACAATTTGTTAGCCAATGTTACATAGGAGACATGGCCTTATATGGAAGACAGGTCCTTATGTGAGAGACAGGTCCTTATGTGATTTTCCGAAGTAATCTCTAGGTCACattgaaattttacttaataccAACATAAATACATTACCGATTAGTTGATTAACTCTTCTTTCGGGTTTAAGGGTTAGTCATGAAccgatttttgaaaattatgaaCTATATTAATGTAGGTCATTTACAGAGAGTATAAATGGACCGACTTTTTATCAAGTATCTTAATTACATTTAGATTAAGGATTCGATTTAGTCTACGAGGCTAAAACCAGAGGATCGGTAGAAAGTTTTGAACCCTAAGGTGTATGTATATCAAAAACGTTGTTCTGCATATTTTATCCGGTGAATTCACCGGTCTGGTGGTAATATATGAAAATCGTTCTTCTggatattcatatttttattagaagGAAATATTCAGCTCAAAtcgtttaaacaatttttttttaatttttcccattttttacAGGCAATCCATTTAGGTTTACTCCTAAGTACCTTTATTTTCTCCATGGCCAGTGCTAAATACGatagtttaatatttatggCATTAGCGGGTGCAGCTCTAGTTTGGACCACAGTGGTATCACACAACTACTTTCACAAACGTGACAACTGGCAAATGTATGCTTTCAATTTAAGTATGATGAATTTTACAGCGTGGCGTATATCCCATTCTCTATCACATCACATCTATCCAAATTCATATATTGATCTGGAACTATCAATGTTTGAACCACTTTTGTGTTGGGTACCAAGTCcacatataaaaagtaaaatgatgCGCTATGTATCGTGGGTAACTGAGCCGTTTGCCTATATGATTGCATTTTTCCTGCAACTACTAACAAGGTTCGTATTTTAATTACGAAACTTCAGAAATATTATCAGAATAACTTTGttctttttgtataatttcagaattttttattCCCTACGTAAGACGAATATTATGTACTGGCATGATTTAATCTGTCTTTCTTTGCCTCTATCCATGTATTTATGTTCGAATTATTCCATTTTCTGGTGTTTGCGTCAATGGATCTTTATAACAGCCATAGCTAGTTTTTCTTTCTGTGTTATTGGCTTAAATGCCGCCCATCATGATCCGGAAATATTCCATGAAGGTGATGCCAATCGTGAAGATCGTGATTGGGGTCTTTATCAAGTCGATACTATAATCGATCGTGGCGATCTTAAAGGTTCTCAGTTCTTGGTCTTGACCCACTTTGGTGATCATGTTCTGCATCATTTATTCCCTACATTAGATCATGGCATTTTGCCTCAATTGTATCCTGTACTTTACGAAACATTGGAGGAATTTAAATGTGAACTAAGAGAAATTAATCATTTGGAACATATTATTGGTCAACACAAACAGTTACTGAGAATTGAAACTAATCCTAAACCTCCGGGTTCTAAAtagatttgaaaaaatttctttgataagttaattaaatttaggttttaaaaataataaatattataaaaatgtggTCTCATCTATTTTTTCTGCGGGGATCAGCTAAAGGATACACCTTTCCATGTGTTGCTAATCCTATTGAAGCATTTTTTGATATCATAACTTGTGTTATAGTTAGGTAAAcattatatttctgtttctgggtcttcagtATAGAACCTCAGACCCACTTTTTACCGCTtcaccaagacattctatctgggatcagatCATATTCTGTGTCTGATATACGATGAACGCATTGCACGTCTTATATCCAATCTGCATGTACTCTAAACTCCCTGTggtagtttgatattacactttgGTTCCAAAGCAGTCATCCATTTTTATAGCCAAATCGTCATATTAGAACTAAGACCCTATTTCACACTATAGTCTTCCTACATATCGACCAGCACTggtgtgccttgttgatcctatcctctatgtggtgtttccattttaaattttggtattacacctaagtacttaactttgtttGTCACCGTTATCTTCTTGTCTAggaaggttttaagtaggaaggacgtaagacttatctgGTTCTGGTATAAATATGAACCTTGGATCTTGTAATTTAAATGGGTTATATGTCAATTCTAAGAATGCAGTGAATATCTGTGACAGATGTAGGGAAACTGCCGAAAAAATGTCACCtggccctgcagctttataaGAAGCAAAGCTCTTGATTGCTCCCTTAACCATGCTCAGTTGGTTACTACAGTTTGAGAAGAGTTATTTGTAAAGAATTTGGAGTGTTTTGGAATGACATAATAGTTGTTTAAACTACTTGACCTACTCTCGGCTTAAGTCTAGAAGCTAATCCGGATCGGATGATACAATGTCATTCTTCTTACAATATTGTAGCTCTGCATACTATGAATCTTTatatattaatgttatttattggtttccATGCCTTTGGAAAAGAGTTAGCTGATACCTAAACATCAACTCGCCAAAGGATTACTTCTATTGTGACCGAAAATAACTTGCGGGCTTGCAAAGTGAGTCGGAACTAATCAGAAGCGGGGCTTATAAAagattcttttagaaaaatcgCGTGTAGGGTAACATTTTCTTCcgacgaatgtatcatttatgatcagaaaatgagctCTAAAACGACCAGTATTTAGACTCATAAATTACTCAAAATAGATGCAAAAATCAGAAGTGGGACTCATAAAAGAGTCTTTTAGGATATTCGCGGGTAGGGTACCATTTTCTCCATACAAATGTGATCAGAAAATGAGTGCATTAAggatcattttaatttttgcagaagagtcataaatgactcgaatgtgatcaacattttcaaaaaattctagcTGAGTAGCAAGCTGACATGTACATATCTTTATCAAGATCAATATCAATGTCCGGGTAGTCTGCAATTTAATTTCTCCTATTGTCCTCATGCACTAGAACCCGTATTGTTGCGACTGTGAAATGTCAGATTTGAGATCAAATTGGAAGATATTTTAAACTTATCGAGGCAAAGTCCCATATTTTGGTGTAGACTGTTATCGCACTATCCCGAAGCTCAGTTCATGCACCCCAGTTATGTCTTGTCGGTATTTGGTTTcgaaaagttctttaaaatgtttattgcgTAATTTTCCTATTGTTGGTATTCTAACAtctggttaaaaaaaaaacaaaattataattatctGAAGAAATCTATCACTTGAAGTTCTGAAGGGTTATCAATCTTGTATTTTCAGATCTAGTCTAACTACTCATATTTTagttctatttatttaaaagaaattatagtcggacctgtttcaaaaagtaaaatgtgatttagtttataaaacatttgagttgaattataccttgcctcagctatatttaagccatttattgttgaataaaactgtggacattaaagtcaaattttgaaggtgggtttttataggggctagggtcaaatgagaccctatAATTCAAGAGTTCAAGAGGGTCATAAAGACTAGTATATAACTTAGTTTTGCTGcttcaaattttgaagggggcttttttgTTCGTtaatggttagtgttctagtcaggcagaccggaggtggtgggttcgattcccacccgtgtcACGAGTTAAAGAGCACACAACAGGCCCAATAGAGTCCTAAATGTATTTCTTCGggtttgatgtgtatacatcctcctttcaaactaacgaactaactacaaacttcagcacaaacccaatataccctccaccacttAATATctcaattttcttttgttaccTATTCGTATTTCATAGTTTTAATTGAAAGACTTTAtatagttgttttttaattgatttacatttattttgttccttttttgtATACTTGTtcctttcttttaatttattttatattttaaatattatcattattatgtatatttttaaattatttaaatttaaatgttttgattaattaaaaaaataacataaacataAGCGCCATAAGATGAGGGTGTTTATTAgtttgtttgtgtttgtgtCTCTGTGTTGTTGTAATGTTGAGTGAGTGAGTGATTGATTGATTGAGTCAGTGtaaaagagagaaagagaatgGGTAGAAATAGAAGTAAAATGTGCAAAAGTTGTTTATTGATTAAACTGTATGGAGTCCTTTTGTATGAATGCATGTGTTCGTTCTCCAATATCAGTCAAATATCAATGTGTATGTGTGAGTGTAAAGTGtgcattttacaataaatacataaataaataacatttcttttggttttattttgttttgtttttttttttaaatattcttatttattgAAGATGTGTAGTaaatgtgtgttttgttttattataaatttctcttttttcgactttcgacACAGACAACTAGACAACTAGATTTAAACCtaaacgtacatatgtatggatAGTATTAAGTTTTATGACGGGGCTTAAGTCATGTTTttcataatacaaaaaattattataattttatatatatatatataaaaaaattaaacatttttcttgtgtttttttttaatttttcatttacaacAATATGAGTAAAGGTTGTGTGTTCTGATGTCAGAGAGCATGTATGGCGAAAGTTACTACACTAGGAAAATTCATTCTTTCTTCTTTCCACTTTtcatcattatttttgttttgtccttGTTAGGCTTCTTATGTTggtattttacaaaatacatttaGTTGGATACTATCTCTAGTattagtatatatattatttttggtttttgagtttttgttgttgtgataTTTATGCCTAAGTGCATTCTTATCCTCCCGTCGTTCGATTGTTTatagttgttgatgttttttttttaataaattttttaaattgttttttatttctttttttaattagaaaaacaaaaagtgttgtaaaatatttataaattaaagtaaaataaaataattatgaaatagtattaataaaataaattaaaatgttttaatggcATTTAGAAATCTTCGGGAGCAAGGTCGAATCTTGGTGGGAAAGCCATACCGTCCAATTGTGGCCGCACGGACATAGCACGGGGCTGTAGAGGGGAAGAGAGACAAAacgaatttattaaatataaatatatttcaacacAAGGTTAAAAAGAATGAAGCATGCATGATTAAACAAACAATGAGAGAAAGAgagataaatgaaaaaaaaatacatcaccaagagaacaacaataacaacaagataTTACTGAATACTTTACAATACAAAACTCAAAATGAGAGGAATATTGTATAGAGAAAGGGAAAGAGAAATAAATTTCTCCTCGAATGATCGAGTTTTGGAAAGTGAAATGACAGGATcatgaatttgtattttttgtttctttaaacttCTCATAACAGAAAAATGAGAATGAAAGACAAGGTGGTGAGAGGAAAACAAACAACTCAACACGTTACAAGTGCAAGTAATGATAATTcaatgtatatgtatgcatcatatatgtgtgtgtattcaTTCAATGATTTGACACGCAACATTGGCTGTTTTCTTTTGGGTTCGGGATTTGCAGGATTTGAGAAAAATGGGCCTCTTGGCCACTTCGAAACTTACAAATGTAATGAAAGATTGTTTACTGGTCCAGCACACTTTTGCGACCACCTTTAGACGCTGCCGGCTATTGTTGttgtacacacacacatacatatacaattattatagtagtagtaattgttgttgtagtagtagtatagttgtaataataataaaattatcatattATATCGTTATAAAAAAAGCAGAGATATTTCTAATTCAGCTCGATTTCTACTGATCTGACTATgacactttttgtttttttttaattgcgaTGAGATTGATGCTTTTGGTGATGAAATAGTTTGGGTTTTGTAAGctggttgtttatttttttttattttttttaaatatatttttttttcgatttggtttaaagtaataaattgaATGTTGAATGTTGCATTTCTTTTGTTGAAAAAGAGATGCATAAAGCTTTTACTTATGATCTAgtttctctttttgtttttttttctaattgaaTCTCTATGTGGACCGTGTGAATCATTTACAGTGCCATTTTGCGTAATTTAAATCTGGATGTGGTAATAATTGCAAgagattttgttttgaaatagaaTAATAAAGAGAAAATGATCGTTATTATTTGGCAAATGGTTGGCAGTTGATAAAAAAGCATTCGAATTTAGAGATGGATGATTTTGGTTTGGACACTTACCGCGGGGCTGGCACCACGACCAACGGAACCGGCACGTCCCTTGGCACGGAATTTGCTGATGGCTTGTTCAGCCAAATCGGCACGTTCTTCGGCTTCTTCAAGTTCTTGTTGGGCTTTGCGGAATTTGGCCAAGTTGAGGGCGGCGATTTCTTCGGCTTCTTCGATTTGCCTCTTGTATGTCTTGATCTTTTGTTGGAGTTTGTCAACCAAGTCTTGCATACGTTCGTGGTTCTTGCGATCTTCTTCGGATTGGAAGCTCAATTCCTTAACGCGACGTTCGGATTTGCGGAGGTTCTTTTGGGCATCGGCGTGTCTTCTTTGTTCACCATCCAATTCGTTCTCCAATTCGCGGACACGTTGTTCCAATTTTTGGATAGCCTTCTTGCCACCCTTGAGGGCGTTGGCTTCAGCTTCATCCAAACGGACTTGCAATTCCTTGATTTGTTGTTCAAGGGCCTTTCTGAGTTTCTCTTGGGTTTGGGCGTGGTCTTGTTCAGCGCGGAGTTCATCAGCAAGACGGGCAGCATCAACCATAGCCTTCTTGGCCTTCTCTTCGGAGTTCTTGGCTTCGTTCAACAATTCATCCAAATCAGAGTGGAGTGTTTGGAGTTCAGATTCCAATTTCCTCTTGGCAGCGGAGATGGAGGCGTTTTGGGCGGAAACTTCGTTGAGTTGTTCGTGGGCATCGGCCAATTCTTGTTCGGCTTGGCGACGACCGCGATCGGCTTGTTCGAGGAGGGTGCGGGATTCTTCCAATTCGTTTTGGAGGGCGTTGGCACGACGTTCAGAGATACCCAATTGTTCGCGGGCATCATCACGAGCTCTTTGTTCTTCTTCAAGGGCGGTTTGGATGTCCTTGAGTTGTTGTTGGTAGCGTTTGATGTTCTTTTGGGCCTCGGCGTTAGCCTAATTATAATGATATAAATACAAGTATTTAGTAAAATAGTTTCGTAATAAGGACAGCTCTTGTATATATGAGAAGCTTTGTGTGTGTTAAGAAACTTACCTTGTTGGCGTGATCCAAAGCAATTTCCAATTCGTTGATGTCGGCTTCCAACTTCTTCTTCATGCGAAGGGCCTCAGCCTTACCCTTGGCTTCGGCTTCGAGGGAGGCTTGCATGGAGTCGAGAGCACGTTGGTGGTTCTTGCGGGTGTTTTCGAATTCTTCTTCCTTCTCTTGGATGCGGCGATCGATTTCTTGACGAACTTGAGACAATTCCAATTGAGCGCGCAATACCTTGTTTTCTTCTTGTTCCAAAGCAGCTTCAGCTTCTTCGAGGGCGGCTTGGAGTTCATCCTTTTCGGCTTCCAAGCGTTTGCGAGCCTTTTCGATTTCGTGGATGTTGCGGCCACCTTCACCGATTTGGTCGAGCAAGTCCTTAACTTCATCAGCCAAGTTCTTGTTTTCACGACGGACGGCTTCCAATTGTTCTTGGCCTTCTTCGTAGGCACCCTTGAGACGGAACAATTCGGTGGAGTAGTTGCGGCATTCCTTTTGGGAGGCATCAAGTTCAGCAGCCAAATCGTCAACCTTGAGTTTCCATTCGCCAATGATCTTGTCGAAGGCCTTTTGTTTCTTCTCGGCAGCGTTGGCAATAGCGTTGGCACGGTCGACTTCCAATTGCAAGTCTTCGACTTCGGTGGACAAGCGTTGCTTGGTCTTTTCGAGGCCAATGCATTTTTGGTTGAGGGATTCGATGGTTTCCTCGGCTTCGGCCAAGCGAGCTTGCAACTTCCTCTTGGCTTCTTCCAATTCTTCGGAGCGGGCAACACCATCGGATTCGTACTTGCTGCGCCAGATTTGAGCTTCAGCGTTAGCCTTGCTGAGTTGACGTTGCAAATCGGCCTTGCCTTCAGCTTCTTCTTCTACTTGTTCACGGAGGTTATCCAAGTCGTGTTCCAAGTTGCGGAATTTGCCCAAAAGGGTAGCACGTTCACGGGCTTCTTCATCAGCCAAACGCTTGGTATCTTCCAATTGAGTGGTGAGGGAGATCTTGATCTTGGACAATTGGGAAACTTGGGATTCGGCTTCTTCCAATTGGCGCAAGAGGTCGGAGTTTTCAATGGAAAGCTTCTTCTTGGCGGCATCGAAGTCGTTGAGGGTTCTGTTGGTTTCATCCAATTTGGATTGGACTTCGTTGAGGGTGTGTTGCAATTGCTTGGCAATCTTTTCTTGGGCAGCCTATATTTCAAACGATTGATAATGGGATAATTTATTAGTAACGAATAGAAATATTTGGGACAATGTAATTTTGTATTTGGCAATTGTGTGTACTATGtacaattagttttttgttagcAAGGATTCTACATATTTTGGCAAGGATTAGTGCGGTAGTAAagtattttcacaaatattctaCATGTTAAAATCACAGGCCTTATACAAGACAAGTCCTTGAGATTCATTAGATTCAAAGCAGAGCTATCAGAGATTTGTTCAAGAATCCTTCGGATTCCCAAACTGACTCTCTCAAATCTACAATAATAATCAGCAAAATGTACAGCGGCGTTTTTATTTCGTTTCTAATTAAAGGAGTCAAATGTATGTATACCTTCTCGTTGGTAATGTGGTCAACACCAGCGCGGAGATCGTTCAATTGACCGTAGTATTCGTTCTTCTCCTTTTCAGCCCTAGATTGGTGATaaagtaagtttttgttttagttagaATGTGTTAAATGTGTGTGTAGGGAAATATTAATCAAAGTAAAACGTTGCTTCTTGAAAATCCATCTTGTAGCCGTCGGAAGAGAAAGACAGAAATGCCGCTtttcaaatcttttttaaattgaattaaaggaatttattatactttgtttgtgtgtgtgtgatttttGGGAGGTTTTGTACAAAGAAGGGTTTTTATTGTGTAATTTGTGCAATATGTGTGATGATCCTCGAAAGGATTCATTACCTTATCACGAGCAAGTTGATCGCAGGCAGAACGAGTTTGGTTCAACTCATTGTGGCAAGTCTGGCGATCGTGTTCAGCCCTGTTATTATAGggagaaattttaagaaaattttaatatttgtttttcaaaaaaacacttAAGACACGTTCAACACAGACAAACACGACTGGCAGTACAAACATTACTTTCCACAGCTACAACTTTGGAAGAAACAAACTGAAAAGAAAGATTTCAAGTGATTAGAATACTTACTTAGCCTTCAATTTGTTGAGTTGATCAACTTGTTCGGCCATTTCAGCGATAGCATCGTTGTGCTTCTTGCGCAAGTTAGCCAAGGTAGATTCGTGTTGAATGTTGGCTTCTTCCAAGTCACGACGCAATTTGCTGAGTTCGGCTTCACGCTTCTTGTTGAGTTCAATTTGGGCAGAAGTAGCACCACCGGCTTCTTCAAGACGTTCACCCAATTCCTCCAATTCGCGAGCCAAATCAGCACGTTGTTTCTCAGCCTTGGCGCGAGCTTGACGTTCGGCTTCGACTTCTTCTTCCAATTCTTCGATGCGGGCTTGCAATTCCTTGATTTGGCGTTGGTGCTTGCTAACAACAACTTGTTCATCTTCCAATTTGGCGGTGATGGAGGACAATTCCTTGTCCTTGCGTTGGATGGTTTGTTCCAATTCCTTCTTGTTGCGTTCCAAATCGGAGACGGCTTCTTGGGTAAGTTTCAAGTCACCTTCAACCTTGCGCTTGGATTTCTCAATATCACCACGCAATTTCTTCTCGCGTTCCAAGGAGTCTTCCAATTCATCCAAGGTTTGTTCCAACTTAGCCTTGACCTTGTTTAAGTGGTTGATCTTGTCTTCGGCAGCTTGGAGTTCTTCACCAGTCTTCTGGTTGCTTTCACCTTGCATCTTCTTCTCCTTGTTCAACTTGTTGATGAGTTCGTCTTGGTGGGCGATTTCATCGTTCAAGTTGCGGATTTGGTGGTCCTTGGTGGCCTTATCTTGTTCAGCCTTTTGGACGTTCAATTCCAAGTCTTCAATGTCCTTCTTGAGGCCAGAGATTTCTTGGTCAGCCTTCTTCTTCTGTTGGAACAATTGGTTGCGGGCATCTTCCTCTTGAGTCAAGCGCTCTTGGATGTCCTATATGTATATGGGGTAAATAATAAATGTCGTGTGTGAGTGATATGAATTGGCTAAGATCTATATTTAGcacaaatcaaaaacaaaattgccataaattttgttattgggAAATCAAAGCACATAATTAgtcattttttctattaaattatgATTCCGTTCGTTGAGTTTTTGATGACCATATTTGCTTCACTGATTTCCACAATTCATTGACAATCTTGATTTTTtgcttgttttaatttttttttttaggaaatttgaaAATACTTACGCGCAATTGGTTTTCGAGGTCGTTCTTTTGAGCTTGGAGTTTAGCGCATCTTTCTTGGTAATCTTGCAAGGCACCCTTTTCACCAGACAAGGAGTCCAACAAGGCAGTCTTTTCAGCTAACAACTTAGCATTAAGGGCTTCCAATTCCTTGCGTACCTTAACTTCGGCAGCATGAGCTTCTTCAGCCTTCTTAGCCTTCTCTTCAAGACGCTGTAAATCAGAATTAGAAGATTTATTAGTGGTTTCAGATGTTGCAGCTTGTGGTGTTGGCATTGCTGGTTCGGGTTCTTGTAAAGGAGCTGGTGTCGTTTCTGCAGCCACTGGTTCTTCGGGTTTAATTtcagttgctgctgctgctgctgcagctgcTGGAGTTTCCTCAGCACTGGCAGTATCTGATTTTGCTTCAGCTGGTGGTGTAGCTGAGCCAACTTCTTCagatttttcacttttttcagattttttcgattttttcacttttttatcttcagccatttttaatgaatattattttgagattattgaataaatttgttttaattttacttttgcaaaattttttttgaaattgtttggtttttgtatttaaaattttatttgaattaattatCGTTTAAATTTGCTGCAGCTATAGTTGCTTGTTGTTCGTTTAAATCGTTTAGATGAAGTATGAATTATGTGTTCGCTTTAGCCCAGGTAACTATTAGATCCGTTTAGCTACTGGTCAACAACTGGAATGCTTGCAATTGCAAAGTGCTCGATgaattttcaaattcaaaattcaaattaattttaattagcaaCGCCCAACAATTATATCAAATCATATTGAATAATGttaatatgtgtgtgtgttgagTACTTACTCACAATTTATGCA of the Lucilia cuprina isolate Lc7/37 chromosome 2, ASM2204524v1, whole genome shotgun sequence genome contains:
- the LOC111678371 gene encoding myosin heavy chain, muscle isoform X28, with the protein product MPRPIASQEDEDPTPYLFVSLEQRRIDQSKPYDSKKNCWVPDEKEGYLLGEIKATKGDIVSVGLPGGEVKDFKADKVEKVNPPKYEKVEDMADMTVLNTPCVLHNLKQRYYAKLIYTYSGLFCVAINPYKRYPVYTNRCAKMYRGKRRNEVPPHIFAISDGAYVDMLTNHVNQSMLITGESGAGKTENTKKVIAYFATVGASTKKDESQKNKGSLEDQVVQTNPVLEAFGNAKTVRNDNSSRFGKFIRIHFGPTGKLAGADIETYLLEKARVISQQSLERSYHIFYQIMSGSVPGVKEYCLLSNNIYDYHIVSQGKVTVASIDDADEFSLTDQAFDILGFTKQEKEDVYKITAAVMHMGGMKFKQRGREEQAEQDGEEEGGRVAKLFGCDTAELYKNLLKPRIKVGNEFVTQGRNVQQVTNSIGALCKGVFDRLFKWLVKKCNETLDTKQKRQHFIGVLDIAGFEIFDYNGFEQLCINFTNEKLQQFFNHHMFVLEQEEYQREGIEWTFIDFGMDLQMCIELIEKPMGILSILEEESMFPKATDQTFAEKLTNTHLGKSAPFQKPKPPKPGQQAAHFAIGHYAGVVAYNITGWLEKNKDPLNDTVVDQFKKSQNKLLVEIFADHPGQSGGGEQAKGGRGKKGGGFATVSSAYKEQLNSLMTTLRSTQPHFVRCIIPNEMKQPGVVDAHLVMHQLTCNGVLEGIRICRKGFPNRMVYADFKQRYQIMCPTLLKGVDKPMKATEIIIKYIDLPSDQYRLGNTKVFFRAGVLGQMEEFRDERLGKIMSWMQAWARGYLSRKGFKKLQEQRVALKVVQRNLRKYLQLRTWPWYKLWQKVKPLLNVSRVEDEIARLEEKAKKAEEAHAAEVKVRKELEALNAKLLAEKTALLDSLSGEKGALQDYQERCAKLQAQKNDLENQLRDIQERLTQEEDARNQLFQQKKKADQEISGLKKDIEDLELNVQKAEQDKATKDHQIRNLNDEIAHQDELINKLNKEKKMQGESNQKTGEELQAAEDKINHLNKVKAKLEQTLDELEDSLEREKKLRGDIEKSKRKVEGDLKLTQEAVSDLERNKKELEQTIQRKDKELSSITAKLEDEQVVVSKHQRQIKELQARIEELEEEVEAERQARAKAEKQRADLARELEELGERLEEAGGATSAQIELNKKREAELSKLRRDLEEANIQHESTLANLRKKHNDAIAEMAEQVDQLNKLKAKAEKEKNEYYGQLNDLRAGVDHITNEKAAQEKIAKQLQHTLNEVQSKLDETNRTLNDFDAAKKKLSIENSDLLRQLEEAESQVSQLSKIKISLTTQLEDTKRLADEEARERATLLGKFRNLEHDLDNLREQVEEEAEGKADLQRQLSKANAEAQIWRSKYESDGVARSEELEEAKRKLQARLAEAEETIESLNQKCIGLEKTKQRLSTEVEDLQLEVDRANAIANAAEKKQKAFDKIIGEWKLKVDDLAAELDASQKECRNYSTELFRLKGAYEEGQEQLEAVRRENKNLADEVKDLLDQIGEGGRNIHEIEKARKRLEAEKDELQAALEEAEAALEQEENKVLRAQLELSQVRQEIDRRIQEKEEEFENTRKNHQRALDSMQASLEAEAKGKAEALRMKKKLEADINELEIALDHANKANAEAQKNIKRYQQQLKDIQTALEEEQRARDDAREQLGISERRANALQNELEESRTLLEQADRGRRQAEQELADAHEQLNEVSAQNASISAAKRKLESELQTLHSDLDELLNEAKNSEEKAKKAMVDAARLADELRAEQDHAQTQEKLRKALEQQIKELQVRLDEAEANALKGGKKAIQKLEQRVRELENELDGEQRRHADAQKNLRKSERRVKELSFQSEEDRKNHERMQDLVDKLQQKIKTYKRQIEEAEEIAALNLAKFRKAQQELEEAEERADLAEQAISKFRAKGRAGSVGRGASPAPRAMSVRPQLDGMAFPPRFDLAPEDF